The following are encoded together in the Citrus sinensis cultivar Valencia sweet orange chromosome 1, DVS_A1.0, whole genome shotgun sequence genome:
- the LOC102613474 gene encoding aspartyl protease family protein At5g10770-like, with amino-acid sequence MKRRPSSNMAKAQTGDWAEVASFSNCLFKASRDRGSLISYQEQNRNSMALLRILLFACVLSLRLLCSLEEGLAFEETETAESQHDTRTIQPSSLLPSSICDTSTKANERKATLKVVHKHGPCNKLDGGNAKFPSQAEILQQDQSRVNSIHSKSRLSKNSVGADVKETDATTIPAKDGSVVATGDYVVTVGIGTPKKDLSLVFDTGSDLTWTQCEPCLRFCYQQKEPIYDPSASRTYANVSCSSAICDSLESGTGMTPQCAGSTCVYGIEYGDNSFSAGFFAKETLTLTSSDVFPNFLFGCGQYNRGLYGQAAGLLGLGQDSISLVSQTSRKYKKYFSYCLPSSSSSTGHLTFGKAAGNGPSKTIKFTPLSTATADSSFYGLDIIGLSVGGKKLPIPISVFSSAGAIIDSGTVITRLPPAAYSALRSTFKKFMSKYPTAPALSILDTCYDFSNYTSISVPVISFFFNRGVEVSIEGSAILIGSSPKQICLAFAGNSDDSDVAIIGNVQQKTLEVVYDVAQRRVGFAPKGCS; translated from the exons ATGAAGAGGCGCCCATCATCAAACATGGCAAAGGCACAAACGGGTGATTGGGCTGAAGTG GCTAGCTTCTCTAACTGCTTATTTAAAGCCAGTCGAGACAGAGGGAGCCTTATAAGTTATCAAGagcaaaatagaaattcaaTGGCCTTACTTAGAATTCTTCTCTTTGCTTGCGTTCTTTCGCTGCGCCTTCTCTGCTCCTTAGAGGAGGGCCTCGCTTTTGAAGAAACAGAAACTGCTGAAAGCCAACATGATACACGTACCATTCAACCCAGCTCTCTTCTTCCATCATCTATTTGTGACACCTCCACCAAAG CTAATGAGAGGAAGGCAACTTTGAAAGTAGTGCACAAGCATGGTCCATGTAATAAACTTGATGGAGGCAATGCGAAGTTTCCATCTCAGGCGGAGATCCTCCAGCAAGACCAATCTCGAGTTAACTCAATTCACTCCAAATCTAGACTTTCAAAGAACTCAGTCGGCGCCGATGTAAAGGAGACAGACGCCACCACGATCCCGGCCAAGGACGGTAGCGTGGTGGCTACTGGGGATTACGTTGTTACCGTCGGTATCGGCACTCCGAAAAAAGATTTATCGCTTGTGTTTGACACTGGAAGTGACCTTACATGGACGCAGTGTGAGCCTTGCTTGAGGTTTTGCTACCAACAAAAGGAACCAATATACGACCCATCTGCGTCCAGAACATATGCCAATGTTTCTTGCTCATCAGCAATATGCGATTCACTCGAGTCCGGCACAG GTATGACGCCACAATGTGCAGGCTCAACATGTGTTTACGGCATCGAGTATGGAGACAACTCATTCTCCGCTGGATTCTTTGCCAAAGAAACCCTAACCCTGACATCTTCAGATGTTTTCCCCAACTTCCTCTTCGGCTGTGGCCAATACAACCGCGGCCTATATGGTCAAGCGGCTGGCTTGCTCGGTCTCGGCCAAGACTCGATCTCGTTAGTCTCCCAAACTTCccgaaaatacaaaaaatactTCTCTTATTGCCTTCCATCATCATCCAGCTCAACAGGTCACCTCACTTTTGGCAAAGCTGCCGGCAATGGCCCCTCGAAAACCATAAAATTCACCCCACTGTCAACTGCCACCGCAGACTCATCCTTTTACGGCCTTGACATTATTGGCCTTAGTGTTGGTGGCAAAAAATTACCAATCCCCATCTCAGTGTTTTCATCAGCAGGTGCTATTATTGATTCCGGAACTGTCATCACACGCCTGCCACCGGCTGCATACTCAGCCCTACGATCAacatttaagaaatttatgtcaaaatatccAACGGCGCCAGCTTTGTCGATTCTTGACACGTGCTACGACTTTAGTAATTATACTTCTATTTCAGTGCCTGTGATTAGCTTCTTCTTTAACCGAGGAGTTGAGGTGAGCATTGAAGGGTCTGCGATTTTGATTGGCAGTAGTCCGAAGCAGATATGTCTAGCATTCGCCGGCAATAGTGATGACAGCGACGTTGCTATAATTGGGAATGTGCAGCAAAAGACGCTGGAGGTTGTGTACGATGTTGCCCAAAGGAGAGTCGGTTTTGCTCCTAAGGGTTGTAGCTAG
- the LOC102627286 gene encoding aspartyl protease family protein At5g10770-like encodes MAFLKIFLFAYLFCKCFCYCYALEARVTTESQHELQHLHTIQLSSLLPSSVCKPSTKANESDSSLKVVHRHGPCFKPNGEKGKWPSHTEILLQDQSRVNSIHSKLSAKTSARLDKMKEKGAATLPAIHGSVVGSGNYIVTVGIGTPKRKFSLIFDTGSDLTWTQCKPCVGFCYQQKEKIFDPKRSKSYRNVSCSSTVCSSLESATGNIPGCASNKTCVYGIQYGDSSFSVGFFAKETLTLTSKDVFPKFLLGCGQNNRGLFRGAAGLLGLGRNKISLVYQTASKYKKRFSYCLPSSSSSTGHLTFGPGIKKSVKFTPLSSAFQGSSFYGLDMTGISVGGEKLPIATTVFSTPGTIIDSGTVITRLPPHAYTVLKTAFRQLMSKYPTAPAVSILDTCYDFSEHETITIPKISFFFNGGVEVDVDVTGIMFPIRASQVCLAFAGNSDPSDVGIFGNVQQHTLEVVYDVAHGQVGFAAGGCS; translated from the exons ATGGCCttccttaaaatttttctctttgcgTATCTTTTTTGTAAATGCTTTTGCTATTGCTATGCTCTGGAAGCAAGAGTAACTACAGAAAGCCAGCACGAGCTTCAGCATTTGCATACAATTCAACTCAGCTCTCTTCTTCCATCATCTGTTTGCAAGCCTTCCACAAAAG CCAACGAAAGCGATTCATCTCTGAAAGTAGTTCACAGGCACGGTCCATGTTTCAAGCCAAAtggagaaaaaggaaaatggccATCACATACGGAGATCCTCTTGCAAGACCAATCTCGCGTAAATTCAATTCACTCTAAACTGTCAGCCAAGACGTCAGCCCGCCTTGACAAGATGAAGGAGAAGGGCGCCGCCACGCTCCCTGCCATACACGGGAGCGTGGTGGGTTCCGGCAATTACATTGTTACCGTCGGCATTGGCACTCCGAAGAGAAAATTCTCTCTCATATTTGATACAGGAAGTGACCTCACATGGACGCAATGTAAGCCTTGTGTGGGATTTTGCTAtcaacaaaaggaaaaaatttttGACCCCAAACGTTCCAAATCATACAGAAATGTTTCTTGCTCATCAACAGTGTGCAGTTCGCTCGAATCAGCCACAG GTAATATTCCGGGATGTGCATCAAATAAAACGTGTGTGTATGGCATCCAGTACGGAGACTCATCATTCTCAGTTGGGTTCTTCGCCAAAGAAACCCTAACCCTAACATCCAAAGACGTTTTCCCCAAATTCCTCCTCGGCTGCGGCCAAAACAACCGAGGCCTCTTCCGTGGCGCCGCAGGGTTACTCGGCCTCGGCCGCAACAAAATCTCATTAGTCTACCAAACAGCCTCAAAGTACAAGAAACGCTTCTCATATTGCCTCCCTTCATCCTCCAGCTCAACTGGTCACCTCACTTTCGGCCCCGGCATCAAAAAGTCTGTAAAATTCACCCCACTCTCCTCTGCTTTTCAAGGATCATCATTCTACGGCCTTGACATGACTGGCATTAGCGTTGGCGGGGAAAAACTACCCATTGCCACGACAGTTTTTTCAACACCCGGTACAATTATCGACTCGGGAACTGTCATTACACGCTTGCCACCGCATGCATACACTGTCCTGAAAACAGCTTTCCGTCAGTTGATGTCAAAGTATCCGACGGCACCGGCGGTGTCGATTCTTGACACGTGTTACGATTTTAGTGAACATGAGACTATTACTATCCCTAAGATAAGCTTTTTCTTCAATGGAGGTGTCGAGGTAGACGTTGACGTGACGGGGATTATGTTTCCGATTAGAGCATCTCAGGTTTGTTTGGCGTTTGCGGGGAATAGTGACCCGAGCGATGTGGGCATTTTTGGAAACGTACAGCAACATACGTTGGAGGTTGTATATGATGTTGCTCATGGCCAGGTTGGGTTTGCTGCTGGTGGCTGCAGCTAG
- the LOC102613981 gene encoding aspartyl protease family protein At5g10770, with protein sequence MGSLKFILSAYLLSLSLCYAFEERVAAESQHELQHMHTIQLSSLLPSSVCNPSTKGNAKKSSLKVVHKHGPCFKPYSNGEKAASPSPSVSHAEILRQDQSRVKSIHSRLSKNSGSLDEIRQSDDATLPAKDGSVVGAGNYIVTVGIGTPKKDLSLIFDTGSDLTWTQCEPCVKYCYEQKEPKFDPTVSQSYSNVSCSSTICTSLQSATGNSPACASSTCLYGIQYGDSSFSIGFFGKETLTLTPRDVFPNFLFGCGQNNRGLFGGAAGLMGLGRDPISLVSQTATKYKKLFSYCLPSSASSTGHLTFGPGASKSVQFTPLSSISGGSSFYGLEMIGISVGGQKLSIAASVFTTAGTIIDSGTVITRLPPDAYTPLRTAFRQFMSKYPTAPALSLLDTCYDFSKYSTVTLPQISLFFSGGVEVSVDKTGIMYASNISQVCLAFAGNSDPTDVSIFGNTQQHTLEVVYDVAGGKVGFAAGGCS encoded by the exons ATGGGttcacttaaatttattctctctGCTTATCTTCTCTCACTAAGCCTTTGCTATGCTTTCGAAGAAAGAGTCGCCGCAGAAAGCCAACATGAGCTTCAACATATGCATACAATTCAACTCAGCTCTCTTCTTCCATCATCTGTTTGCAATCCTTCCACAAAAG GCAATGCGAAGAAATCATCGTTGAAAGTCGTGCACAAGCACGGTCCATGTTTCAAGCCTTATAGTAATGGAGAAAAAGCAGCGTCTCCATCACCATCAGTATCACATGCAGAGATCCTTCGGCAAGACCAGTCTAGAGTTAAATCAATCCACTCAAGACTCTCTAAGAACTCAGGCAGCCTTGATGAGATCAGGCAGTCGGACGACGCCACGCTCCCCGCCAAGGACGGTAGCGTCGTGGGTGCCGGCAATTACATTGTCACGGTGGGTATTGGTACCCCCAAGAAAGATTTATCCCTCATTTTTGACACCGGAAGTGACCTCACATGGACTCAATGTGAGCCTTGCGTCAAATACTGCTATGAACAAAAGGAGCCAAAATTTGACCCCACCGTGTCCCAATCATATAGCAACGTGTCTTGCTCGTCGACAATCTGCACTTCGCTCCAATCAGCCACAG GTAACTCACCAGCTTGTGCATCATCCACATGCCTCTATGGGATTCAATACGGAGACTCATCATTCTCCATTGGCTTCTTCGGGAAAGAAACCCTAACCCTGACACCCAGGGACGTTTTCCCTAACTTCCTCTTCGGCTGCGGCCAAAACAACCGCGGGCTCTTCGGCGGCGCTGCCGGTTTAATGGGTCTCGGCCGTGACCCAATCTCACTAGTTTCCCAAACAGCCACAAAATACAAGAAACTCTTCTCATATTGCCTCCCTTCGTCCGCCAGCTCAACCGGTCACCTCACTTTCGGCCCCGGCGCATCAAAGTCCGTTCAGTTCACCCCACTCTCCTCAATTTCTGGAGGATCATCATTCTACGGCCTTGAAATGATTGGAATCAGCGTTGGCGGCCAAAAACTATCCATTGCCGCGTCAGTTTTCACTACAGCCGGTACAATTATAGACTCCGGAACTGTCATCACACGTCTGCCTCCGGATGCATACACCCCTCTGCGGACAGCATTCCGTCAGTTTATGTCCAAGTATCCGACTGCGCCCGCGCTGTCGCTTCTTGACACATGTTATGATTTTAGTAAGTATAGTACTGTCACTCTCCCTCAGATAAGCTTGTTCTTCAGTGGAGGTGTGGAGGTGAGTGTTGATAAGACAGGGATTATGTACGCGAGTAATATATCTCAGGTTTGTTTGGCGTTTGCGGGGAATAGTGATCCGACAGATGTGAGCATTTTCGGAAATACGCAGCAACATACCTTGGAGGTTGTTTATGATGTTGCCGGAGGGAAAGTTGGGTTTGCTGCTGGTGGCTGCAGCTAG